The proteins below are encoded in one region of Rhododendron vialii isolate Sample 1 chromosome 7a, ASM3025357v1:
- the LOC131332283 gene encoding monosaccharide-sensing protein 2-like, whose translation MKAAALVAIAAAIGNFLQGWDNACIAGAIVYIVDELELETTVEGLVVAMSLIGATLITTCSGPISDWVGRRPMLIMSSVFYFVSGLVMLWSPNVYVLLAARLLDGFGIGLAVTLVPIYISETAPADIRGSLNTLPQFTGSAAMFLSYCMIFGMSLMSSPSWRVMLGVLSIPSLLYFTLAVFYLPESPRWLVSKGRMLEAKQVLQKLRGREDVSGEMALLVEGLAVGGETSIEEYIIGPGGEFEEPTTDKDQIKLYGTEAGRSWVAKPVTGQSSLGLVSRQGTMVNQSMSLMDPLVTLFGSVHEKFPETTGSMRSTMFPNFGSMFSTAEPQGKNEEWDEESLQREGEGYTSDGGASDDDLQNPLISRQTTSLEKDMPPPPSHGSILNMRRGSSILQGGNAGEAGGSTGIGGGWQLAWKWSEKEGEDGKKEGGFKRIYLHQEGVPGSRRGSILSITGGDVGAEGEFIQASALVSQPALYSKDLIDQHAVGPAMVHPSETASKGPIWAALLDPGVKRALIVGIAIQMLQQFSGINGVLYYTPQILEEAGVEVLLANLGLGTESASFLISALTTLLMLPAIGVAMKLMDISGRRTLLLTTIPVLIASLVIFVIASFIDLGTVPDAIISTICVVLYFCTFVMGYGPVPNILCAEIFPTRVRGLCIAICALVFWICDIIVTYTLPVLLTSIGLEGIFTIYAIVCIISWVFIYLKVPETKGMPLEVITEFFAVGARQAAASKSE comes from the exons ATGAAGGCGGCTGCGTTAGTGGCCATTGCTGCCGCAATCGGTAACTTCTTGCAAGGTTGGGATAATGCTTGTATTGCAG GAGCCATAGTGTACATAGTGGATGAACTCGAATTGGAAACTACTGTAGAAGGCCTTGTTGTGGCCATGTCACTTATCGGTGCCACACTTATCACAACTTGCTCGGGACCCATATCAGATTGGGTGGGTCGGCGTCCAATGCTAATAATGTCATCAGTGTTCTATTTTGtgagtggtttggtaatgtTGTGGTCTCCCAATGTCTATGTTCTACTTGCAGCAAGGCTATTAGATGGATTTGGAATTGGTTTGGCTGTTACTCTTGTCCCAATTTACATATCTGAGACAGCTCCGGCAGATATAAGGGGATCGTTGAATACTCTTCCGCAGTTCACTGGTTCCGCTGCAATGTTTTTGTCATACTGTATGATTTTCGGAATGTCGTTGATGTCTTCGCCTAGCTGGCGGGTGATGCTTGGAGTTCTTTCTATTCCCTCTCTTCTTTACTTTACATTAGCAGTGTTTTATTTACCTGAATCTCCAAGGTGGCTTGTGAGTAAAGGAAGGATGCTTGAAGCAAAGCAAGTTCTACAGAAGTTACGTGGCAGGGAAGATGTTTCAG GAGAGATGGCTTTGCTAGTTGAAGGTCTAGCTGTTGGTGGTGAAACATCTATAGAAGAGTATATTATAGGCCCAGGTGGAGAATTTGAAGAACCAACTACTGACAAAGACCAGATAAAGTTGTACGGTACTGAAGCGGGCCGCTCTTGGGTTGCCAAACCTGTTACTGGTCAAAGCAGTCTTGGTCTTGTCTCTCGCCAAGGAACCATGGTGAACCAAAGCATGTCACTTATGGACCCACTTGTGACTCTTTTCGGTAGCGTCCATGAAAAGTTCCCTGAGACAACAGGAAGTATGCGTAGCACGATGTTTCCGAATTTTGGCAGCATGTTCAGTACAGCAGAGCCTCAGGGCAAAAATGAAGAGTGGGACGAAGAGAGCCTTCAGAGGGAAGGTGAGGGTTACACATCAGACGGTGGCGCTTCTGATGATGATTTGCAGAATCCATTGATATCACGTCAGACGACAAGCCTGGAAAAGGACATGCCCCCTCCCCCTTCCCATGGCAGCATTCTAAACATGAGAAGAGGTAGTAGTATCTTGCAAGGAGGAAATGCAGGAGAAGCAGGTGGTAGTACAGGAATTGGGGGTGGTTGGCAATTGGCATGGAAATGGTCTGAGAAGGAAGGTGAAGATGGGAAGAAGGAAGGAGGgtttaaaagaatttatttgCACCAGGAGGGGGTTCCTGGGTCGAGGCGTGGCTCTATTCTTTCAATTACTGGTGGTGATGTTGGTGCGGAAGGAGAGTTTATTCAGGCTTCTGCTTTGGTTAGCCAGCCTGCTCTTTATTCCAAGGATCTCATTGATCAGCATGCAGTGGGGCCCGCAATGGTTCACCCGTCTGAGACGGCTTCAAAAGGGCCAATTTGGGCTGCTCTTCTTGATCCAGGAGTCAAGCGTGCGCTAATTGTTGGGATTGCAATTCAAATGCTTCAGCAG TTTTCTGGCATAAATGGGGTTCTGTACTACACCCCTCAGATTCTTGAGGAAGCAGGAGTTGAAGTTCTTCTTGCCAACCTTGGACTTGGTACAGAGTCCGCTTCCTTCCTTATTAGTGCATTAACAACCTTGTTGATGCTTCCTGCTATAGGTGTTGCAATGAAGCTCATGGATATCTCTGGCAGAAG GACGCTACTACTCACCACAATACCTGTGCTGATAGCTTCGCTCGTCATCTTTGTTATTGCCAGTTTTATAGACTTGGGCACAGTTCCCGATGCCATAATCTCAACCATATGTGTCGTGCTCTACTTCTGCACCTTTGTTATGGGCTATGGTCCAGTACCAAATATCCTCTGCGCGGAAATCTTCCCTACACGAGTCCGTGGTCTCTGCATCGCAATCTGTGCCCTAGTTTTTTGGATCTGTGATATTATAGTAACCTACACACTTCCCGTGTTGCTCACTTCAATTGGCTTAGAGGGTATTTTTACCATTTACGCTATTGTCTGTATCATCTCCTGGGTATTCATTTACCTGAAGGTTCCGGAAACAAAGGGCATGCCTCTTGAAGTCATCACCGAGTTCTTTGCTGTCGGTGCAAGGCAAGCTGCTGCTTCCAAGAGTGAATGA
- the LOC131333622 gene encoding cysteine protease XCP1-like has protein sequence MAISSFSKLALFFSFSFSLLTSLAFAHDFSIVGYSPNDLKSIDGLIDLFESWMAKHSKTYESIEEKLHRFEVFKDNLKHIDERNKKIINYWLGLNEFADLSHEEFRTMYLGLHVDLPKRKGSREEFSYRDIVDLPKSVDWRKKGAVTPIKNQGSCGSCWAFSTVAAVEGINQIVTGNLTSLSEQELIDCDTSFNHGCNGGLMDYAFEYIMANEGLHKEDDYPYIMEEGTCGERKEASEVVTISGYHDVPENNEQSLLKALANQPLSVAIEASGRDFQFYSGGVFDGHCGTELDHGVAAVGYGSNKGLDYIIVKNSWGPKWGEKGFIRMKRSTGKPEGLCGINKMASYPTKQK, from the exons ATGGCTATTTCATCCTTTTCCAAATTGGCActctttttctcattttccttttcactTCTGACCTCGTTGGCTTTTGCTCATGATTTCTCCATTGTTGGTTATTCACCAAATGACTTAAAATCCATAGATGGACTCATTGATTTATTTGAATCATGGATGGCCAAACACAGCAAAACTTACGAAAGTATTGAAGAGAAGTTGCATAGGTTTGAGGTGTTCAAGGATAATTTGAAGCACATCGACGAGAGGAACAAGAAGATCATCAACTACTGGCTCGGACTGAACGAGTTTGCAGATTTGAGCCATGAAGAGTTTAGAACCATGTATCTTGGCCTCCATGTTGATTTGCCTAAAAGAAAGGGGTCCCGTGAAGAATTCAGTTATAGAGACATTGTAGATTTGCCCAAGTCTGTCGATTGGAGGAAAAAAGGGGCCGTCACACCCATCAAGAACCAAGGTTCATGTG GGAGTTGCTGGGCATTTTCAACTGTGGCTGCCGTTGAGGGAATAAACCAAATTGTCACTGGTAACTTAACATCTCTTTCTGAGCAAGAGCTGATTGACTGCGACACATCCTTCAACCATGGCTGTAATGGGGGTCTTATGGATTATGCTTTTGAATATATTATGGCCAATGAGGGGCTTCACAAGGAGGATGATTACCCTTACATCATGGAGGAAGGAACTTGTGGTGAGAGGAAG GAAGCATCAGAGGTAGTGACCATTAGCGGTTACCATGATGTGCCAGAGAACAATGAACAAAGCCTCCTGAAAGCACTTGCAAACCAGCCTCTCAGTGTTGCTATTGAAGCTTCTGGTAGAGATTTCCAGTTTTACAGTGGG GGTGTGTTCGACGGGCACTGTGGAACAGAGCTGGATCATGGAGTTGCGGCTGTTGGATATGGATCAAACAAGGGGTTGGACTACATAATTGTGAAGAACTCATGGGGCCCAAAATGGGGGGAGAAAGGATTCATAAGGATGAAGAGAAGCACTGGGAAACCTGAAGGCCTCTGTGGTATCAACAAGATGGCTTCTTATCCTACTAAACAGAAGTGA
- the LOC131333074 gene encoding RING-H2 finger protein ATL8-like has protein sequence MKLENSLHSLPLHMNLRTLRILGDVNSSTTEQVNYNVNSDLVLILAALLCALLCVLGLVAVARCAWTRRISASPPPQQNKGLNKEVLKSLPKLAYTADDEAGKLSDCAICLTEFAVGDEIRVLPNCGHGFHVGCIDTWLGSHSSCPSCRQFLVAAPRCHNCGGSVAGAETPAAARLGQRIEDSVIRFLP, from the coding sequence ATGAAGTTGGAAAACTCCCTCCACTCTCTCCCACTCCACATGAATCTGCGTACACTAAGAATTCTCGGCGACGTCAACTCGTCGACGACGGAGCAAGTTAACTACAATGTCAATTCAGACCTCGTGCTCATCCTCGCTGCCCTACTTTGCGCCCTACTCTGCGTCCTAGGCCTTGTCGCCGTAGCTCGCTGCGCCTGGACGCGACGAATCTCAGCCTCTCCGCCACCGCAACAAAACAAAGGCCTCAACAAGGAAGTCCTCAAGTCGCTTCCCAAACTAGCCTACACGGCCGACGACGAGGCCGGAAAGTTGTCCGATTGCGCCATTTGCTTGACGGAATTCGCCGTCGGAGATGAAATCCGGGTGTTGCCGAATTGCGGCCACGGATTCCACGTCGGATGCATCGACACGTGGCTCGGGTCTCATTCCTCGTGCCCGTCGTGTCGTCAGTTTCTGGTGGCCGCCCCGCGATGCCACAACTGTGGTGGTTCGGTCGCCGGAGCTGAGACGCCGGCGGCGGCCAGATTAGGACAACGTATAGAAGATAGTGTGATTAGGTTCTTGCCCTAG
- the LOC131333512 gene encoding uncharacterized protein LOC131333512 → MLGMEDVIMSEIVVMEDINEQGLPPGFRFHPTDEELIAFYLTPKVFRGSSFFSTTRLIHIAEVDLNRCEPWELPDVAKKGEREWYFYSLRDRKYPTGLRTNRATGAGYWKATGKDKEVKSGSNSSSSKTVVVGMKKTLVFYKGRAPRGEKTEWVMHEYRLLHAPDHFSSSDSSSYRQAQYHTCKDEWVICRIVHKRGEKRNPLVYNQGQSYGSYHHHHHLFEGACSSHSTTGGSFPPLLENATTAKPSIATAALLQPESQPQNHFDLMDHQILLYQQHTSDHYLRSANSAVLMTNPIFSPAFPINEGCCFSPNPHTHNINPSPSSSILFNSLLSRQQEATTPKQCKTEANVSSLFGQLPYADHLGWVDKVHSETDEYSPFANPLLYGMDCGVMTMGLSSAAADSTTVPVMPTSNTSTAAFNNHNNDRAGVQFQTLVVDPTISSVTGEVPWHLDP, encoded by the exons atgttgGGAATGGAAGATGTGATAATGAGTGAAATAGTAGTAATGGAAGACATAAACGAGCAAGGTTTGCCGCCTGGTTTCAGATTCCACCCTACCGATGAAGAACTTATAGCTTTCTACCTCACTCCTAAGGTGTTCAGAGGCAGCAGCTTCTTCAGTACTACTAGATTAATCCACATTGCTGAGGTGGACCTCAATAGGTGTGAGCCTTGGGAGCTTCCAG ATGTGGCAaagaagggggagagagagtggtatTTTTACAGCTTGAGAGATAGGAAGTATCCAACAGGGTTAAGAACAAACAGAGCAACGGGAGCTGGGTATTGGAAAGCAACAGGAAAAGACAAAGAGGTGAAGAGCGGCAgcaatagtagtagtagtaaaacAGTAGTAGTTGGGATGAAGAAAACACTTGTCTTTTACAAAGGCAGAGCTCCCCGTGGTGAAAAGACCGAGTGGGTCATGCACGAATACCGACTCCTCCACGCCCCTGATCACTTCTCCTCCTCCGACTCCTCCTCCTATCGCCAGGCCCAGTACCACACGTGCAAG GACGAATGGGTGATTTGTAGAATCGTTCACAAAAGGGGAGAGAAGAGAAATCCACTAGTATATAATCAAGGCCAAAGCTACGGtagctaccaccaccaccaccacctattCGAGGGAGCTTGTTCATCTCACAGTACCACAGGGGGTTCCTTTCCCCCCTTGCTTGAAAATGCAACAACAGCAAAACCATCAATAGCAACAGCTGCATTGCTACAGCCGGAATCTCAACCTCAAAACCATTTTGATCTAATGGATCATCAAATTCTGCTCTACCAACAACATACTAGTGACCACTACCTCCGATCAGCAAATTCAGCAGTACTGATGACAAACCCAATATTCTCCCCAGCCTTTCCAATAAATGAAGGCTGTTGTTTTTCACCCAATCCTCATACCCACAACATCAACCCATCACCCTCATCCTCCATTCTCTTCAACTCCCTCCTTTCACGTCAACAAGAAGCCACtactccaaaacagtgcaagaCAGAGGCCAACGTTTCCAGCTTATTCGGCCAACTGCCCTATGCTGATCACTTGGGCTGGGTGGATAAGGTTCACTCTGAGACCGATGAGTACTCTCCATTTGCAAATCCCTTGCTTTACGGGATGGATTGTGGGGTAATGACAATGGGGTTGTCATCAGCTGCTGCTGATTCCACCACTGTTCCTGTGATGCCAACCAGTAATACTTCGACGGCAGCTTTCAACAATCATAATAATGACAGGGCCGGCGTCCAATTCCAAACCTTGGTGGTGGATCCTACCATCAGTTCAGTTACAGGAGAAGTTCCCTGGCATTTGGATCCTTAA